From one Microbacterium aurum genomic stretch:
- a CDS encoding sulfate permease, with amino-acid sequence MFRLLWAASVRTRYFLRRYMPANVLLDRIRTRRGLKWGLPAMLLAAPYLLAASICTNLIADGGPGWLNLLVILFIWNALKFILIGPVSLAHLVRIRLHEAAERRRARRRSDAMKSARYATIGS; translated from the coding sequence ATGTTCCGACTGCTCTGGGCGGCCAGCGTCCGCACCCGCTACTTCCTGCGCCGCTACATGCCCGCCAACGTCCTCCTCGACCGCATCCGCACCCGCCGCGGCCTCAAGTGGGGTCTGCCCGCGATGCTCCTCGCCGCCCCCTACCTGCTCGCCGCGAGCATCTGCACCAACCTCATCGCAGACGGCGGCCCCGGCTGGCTCAACCTCCTCGTGATCCTGTTCATCTGGAACGCGCTCAAGTTCATCCTCATCGGGCCGGTCAGCCTCGCCCACCTGGTTCGCATCCGACTCCACGAAGCGGCCGAACGCCGCCGCGCACGCCGGCGAAGCGACGCGATGAAGTCCGCCCGCTACGCAACCATCGGGTCTTAG
- the mobF gene encoding MobF family relaxase, with the protein MRVMSAGDGYKYLLRTVAAGDGDRSLSTPLTRYYAEEGSPPGFWLGSGVGTLGGGQIAQGDQVSEAQLQLLVGMGRDPITGAPLGRAYPEYRAVAERVAERVSALDPTIGPATRTEAVAAIQAEEAARGTRRAVAGYDFTFSVPKSASVLWAVADAGTQALIADAHHAAVAEVVAFMEREVAATRAGATGRDGAVAQVDVHGLIATAFDHYDSRAGDPHLHTHVVISNKVQTVLDGKWRSLDGRPMHAATVALSELHEAVFADHLTRAFGVEWEAREMGRDRNPAWAVASVPQELVSEFSSRSRHIEVEKDRLIAEYVARHGRQPSAATIIKLRAQATLSTRPEKQVRSLADLTAEWRARAGRILGQNATSWARTVTANDAPLLLRADDVPLDVIGTLGQSVVDVVGEKRSTWRRWNLTAEAARQTMRYRFASTTDREAIVGMVVDAAEAASLRLTPPDLASSPAVFRRPDGSSVFRPKNSAVFSSETLLAAEDRLLERARTTTGPTVPLATVEKIAARPDRKGHALGDDQAAALAKVAVSGRLVDVLVGPAGAGKTTAMSALRRAWEHEHGAGSVVGLAPSAVAAQVLADDLGIQTENTAKWWQNHLMYGDTFGIGQLVIVDEASLAGTVSLDRITSLAAEAGAKVLLVGDYAQLQSVDAGGAFSLLVRDRDDAPELVDVHRFANEWEKTASLGLRHGRTEVIDTYLDHERVHGGETEAMVDAAYAAWRADRQARQATVLVSDSNESVLALNQRARTDLILDGTVNPRREVELHDGTRAAVSDSVISRRNDRRLRAGRGWVRNGDRWTVTEVRDDGSLTLRRATARWGASVVLPADYVAEHLDLGYAVTSHRAQGITVDTAHVVVDAAMTRENLYVALTRGRQTNIAYVAIDKPDDSHDGPHPADNTEATARSVLFGVLSHVGAELSAHETITAEQDTWANIGQLAGEYETIAAAAQRDRWLTLISSSGLTDEETEAAIHSPAFGALTAELRRAEANNHDIENLLPRLVRARGFQDADDIAAVLHYRLARATQRPAGSGRTRKTPRLIAGLIPEATGIMSAEFRHALTERRDLIEARTDALLDTALTEHEGWTKALGAPPKQLRTVAAWRQAARTVIAYRDRYDITDAAPLGAPAENDAQKIDAARARAALDRARTLSDTGRTERERPRRTTTRPLGPRL; encoded by the coding sequence ATGCGTGTGATGTCGGCGGGTGACGGCTATAAGTACCTGCTGCGCACCGTCGCTGCGGGCGACGGCGACAGGTCGCTCTCGACGCCGTTGACGCGCTACTACGCCGAGGAGGGAAGCCCGCCCGGTTTCTGGCTCGGTTCCGGCGTTGGGACTCTCGGTGGCGGGCAGATCGCACAAGGCGATCAGGTCTCCGAAGCCCAGCTCCAGCTCTTGGTCGGCATGGGGCGTGACCCGATCACCGGGGCACCGTTGGGCCGGGCGTACCCCGAGTACCGGGCGGTGGCCGAGCGCGTCGCGGAGCGTGTCTCGGCCCTCGATCCGACGATCGGGCCGGCCACCCGGACCGAGGCGGTCGCAGCGATCCAGGCCGAGGAGGCGGCGCGCGGGACGCGCCGCGCGGTCGCGGGATACGACTTCACGTTCTCAGTGCCGAAGTCCGCCTCCGTGTTGTGGGCGGTTGCCGACGCCGGGACGCAAGCGCTGATCGCGGACGCGCATCATGCGGCGGTTGCAGAGGTGGTTGCGTTCATGGAGCGGGAGGTTGCAGCCACCCGCGCCGGTGCAACCGGCCGCGACGGCGCGGTTGCGCAGGTCGATGTCCACGGGCTGATCGCCACAGCGTTCGACCACTACGACTCCCGTGCGGGTGACCCGCATTTGCACACGCACGTCGTCATCTCGAACAAGGTGCAGACCGTCCTCGACGGCAAATGGCGAAGCCTGGACGGCCGTCCGATGCACGCCGCGACCGTCGCTCTGTCGGAGCTGCACGAGGCGGTGTTCGCCGACCACCTGACCCGCGCGTTCGGCGTGGAGTGGGAGGCGCGGGAGATGGGCCGCGACCGCAACCCCGCCTGGGCGGTCGCCTCGGTACCGCAGGAACTGGTCTCAGAGTTCTCGTCCCGGTCCCGGCACATCGAGGTCGAGAAGGATCGACTGATCGCCGAGTACGTCGCCCGGCATGGTCGGCAGCCGTCTGCGGCGACGATCATCAAACTGCGCGCGCAGGCCACGCTCAGCACCCGCCCGGAGAAGCAGGTTCGTTCCCTCGCGGACCTGACCGCTGAGTGGCGGGCGCGGGCCGGGCGCATCCTCGGGCAGAACGCAACCTCATGGGCGCGCACCGTGACGGCGAACGACGCGCCTCTGCTGCTGCGCGCGGACGACGTGCCGTTGGACGTGATCGGCACGCTCGGGCAGTCGGTCGTGGATGTCGTGGGCGAGAAGCGATCGACGTGGCGGCGGTGGAACCTCACGGCCGAGGCGGCGCGGCAGACGATGCGCTACAGGTTCGCGTCCACCACGGATCGGGAAGCGATCGTCGGGATGGTCGTGGACGCCGCCGAAGCCGCATCCCTGCGGCTGACCCCGCCCGACCTCGCATCCAGCCCGGCCGTGTTCCGCCGCCCGGACGGGAGCAGCGTGTTCCGGCCGAAGAACTCGGCGGTGTTCTCCTCCGAGACGCTGCTGGCCGCCGAAGACCGACTCCTCGAGCGTGCCCGCACGACCACCGGCCCGACCGTCCCGCTTGCCACCGTCGAGAAGATCGCGGCGCGACCGGACAGGAAGGGCCACGCCCTCGGTGATGACCAGGCGGCCGCGCTGGCGAAGGTCGCCGTCTCCGGCCGGCTCGTCGATGTCCTCGTCGGCCCTGCCGGCGCGGGCAAGACCACGGCCATGTCCGCGCTACGCCGCGCGTGGGAGCACGAACACGGCGCAGGCAGCGTGGTCGGGCTGGCGCCGTCCGCGGTCGCGGCGCAGGTCCTCGCCGACGACCTCGGCATCCAGACCGAGAACACCGCGAAATGGTGGCAGAACCACCTCATGTACGGCGACACGTTCGGCATAGGGCAGCTCGTCATCGTGGACGAAGCCTCCCTCGCCGGCACCGTGTCCCTTGACCGCATCACCAGCCTTGCCGCCGAGGCCGGGGCGAAGGTGCTGCTGGTCGGCGATTACGCCCAACTCCAGTCCGTCGATGCCGGCGGTGCGTTCTCACTGCTCGTCCGCGACCGCGACGACGCCCCGGAACTGGTCGACGTGCACCGCTTCGCCAACGAGTGGGAGAAGACCGCTTCCCTGGGCCTGCGGCATGGCCGCACCGAGGTCATCGACACCTACCTGGACCACGAGCGCGTCCACGGCGGTGAGACGGAGGCGATGGTCGATGCCGCATACGCCGCCTGGCGGGCCGACCGGCAGGCCAGGCAGGCGACGGTGCTGGTCTCCGACTCGAACGAATCCGTCCTCGCCCTCAACCAGCGTGCCCGCACGGACCTGATCCTCGACGGCACCGTGAACCCCCGCCGCGAAGTCGAACTCCACGACGGCACCCGCGCCGCGGTCAGTGACAGCGTCATCAGCCGCCGCAACGATCGCCGCCTGCGCGCCGGCCGCGGGTGGGTGCGCAACGGCGACAGGTGGACGGTCACCGAGGTCCGAGACGACGGCTCTCTCACACTCCGCCGCGCCACGGCCCGCTGGGGAGCATCGGTCGTCCTCCCGGCTGACTATGTGGCCGAACACCTCGACCTGGGGTATGCCGTGACCTCGCACCGGGCACAGGGCATCACCGTCGACACCGCGCACGTCGTGGTCGACGCCGCCATGACCAGGGAGAACCTGTATGTCGCGCTCACCCGCGGCAGGCAAACGAACATCGCCTACGTCGCCATCGACAAGCCCGACGACTCCCACGACGGCCCGCACCCCGCCGACAACACCGAAGCGACCGCACGAAGCGTGCTGTTCGGCGTGCTCTCACATGTCGGCGCCGAGCTCTCCGCACACGAGACCATCACCGCCGAGCAAGACACCTGGGCGAACATCGGCCAGCTTGCCGGCGAGTACGAGACGATCGCCGCCGCCGCACAACGCGACCGATGGCTCACGCTCATCTCCTCCTCCGGGCTCACCGACGAGGAGACAGAAGCCGCGATCCATTCCCCAGCGTTCGGGGCACTCACCGCAGAACTACGCCGTGCCGAGGCCAACAACCACGACATCGAGAACCTGTTGCCTCGCCTGGTGCGAGCACGCGGGTTCCAGGACGCCGACGACATCGCCGCCGTCCTCCACTACCGCCTCGCCCGCGCGACACAACGGCCTGCCGGATCGGGCCGGACCCGGAAGACCCCGCGGCTGATCGCCGGGCTCATCCCCGAGGCCACTGGCATCATGAGCGCCGAGTTCCGCCACGCCCTCACCGAACGGCGCGACCTCATCGAGGCCCGAACCGACGCACTCCTGGACACCGCGCTCACCGAACACGAAGGCTGGACCAAGGCACTCGGCGCTCCTCCGAAGCAGCTCCGCACCGTGGCCGCATGGCGGCAGGCCGCCCGCACCGTCATCGCGTACCGCGACCGCTACGACATCACGGACGCCGCACCGCTCGGCGCACCGGCCGAGAACGACGCGCAGAAGATCGACGCCGCCCGCGCCCGCGCAGCCCTCGACCGCGCCCGCACGCTGTCAGACACCGGCCGAACCGAACGCGAACGGCCTCGACGCACCACGACGCGACCGCTCGGACCGAGGCTGTAG
- a CDS encoding DUF6611 family protein codes for MSLVGPTDSRAPFHSGSRLPRPVHWGSVYHAVARHGVGTSRLVVYSPVSSERERFWARLASAFAPVALSVGLLLWILLVAVGASPEASAVGIVLAGVSTGAFLWWKARPLRGRVATAWSSRFVLWPRRDDEDREEMIITLSLLMERATEDLRRGRITRSVYDHVWMAVYEETHALSPGRDK; via the coding sequence ATGTCTCTCGTAGGTCCCACAGATAGCCGGGCACCATTTCATAGCGGCTCCCGGCTTCCACGACCCGTGCACTGGGGGTCCGTTTATCACGCTGTTGCGCGTCACGGGGTCGGGACGTCCCGGTTGGTCGTGTACTCGCCGGTGTCGTCAGAGCGTGAACGGTTCTGGGCTCGGTTGGCGAGTGCTTTCGCGCCGGTGGCCCTAAGCGTGGGCCTATTGCTGTGGATTCTGCTTGTCGCGGTTGGCGCGTCTCCTGAGGCGTCGGCGGTCGGTATCGTGCTGGCAGGGGTTTCGACCGGTGCGTTCCTTTGGTGGAAGGCGCGTCCGCTTCGCGGACGCGTGGCAACAGCATGGTCGAGCCGGTTCGTGCTCTGGCCTCGTCGTGATGATGAGGATCGTGAAGAGATGATCATCACGCTGTCGTTGCTGATGGAGCGCGCAACAGAGGATCTTCGTCGAGGGAGGATCACGCGAAGCGTGTACGACCACGTGTGGATGGCCGTCTACGAGGAGACGCATGCACTGTCTCCTGGGAGAGACAAGTAA
- a CDS encoding potassium-transporting ATPase subunit F: MIVFELLAAGLGVAAIVYLVFALVKPERF, from the coding sequence GTGATCGTCTTTGAACTTCTCGCCGCCGGTCTCGGGGTCGCGGCGATCGTGTATCTCGTGTTCGCTCTCGTGAAACCGGAGCGCTTCTGA
- the kdpA gene encoding potassium-transporting ATPase subunit KdpA, with protein MTWVYALLALATVAIILGVLYRPFGDYMAWVYTSRKDWKVERGIYKIIGVDSKTEQTWQAYLRSVLAFSAIGLLIVYGLQRLQQWLPYSLGLEAPSEHLSFNTAASFVGNTNWQSYSPELTVGYTVQFAGLAVQNFVSAAVGIAVAIALVRGFAYRRSGTIGNFWVDLIRGTLRILLPIAVVGAIVLMIGGVIQNFNGFTSVTTITGATQTIPGGPTASQEVIKLLGTNGGGFFNANSSHPFENPTAWTNVFEVLLMLVIPFSLPRTFGRMVGDNRQGYAILSVMAILYVASFSILTALESAGMGTAPELAGGAMEGKEQRLGIIGSTLFTTTSTGTSTGAVAAMHDSYTGLGGMMPMLNMMLGEVTPGGVGSGIYAILILAVIAVFISGLLIGRTPEYLGKKIGPREIKLAALYILVMPTLVLAGTALSFAIPGVREEVENTSIWNPGIHGMSEVLYAFTSAANNNGSAFAGLTANTPWLNTTLGLAILLGRFVPIVFVLALAGSLAAQDKVPSTSGTLPTHRPMFIGLLTVVTILVTALTFFPVLALGPLAEGLM; from the coding sequence ATGACCTGGGTGTACGCGCTTCTCGCCCTCGCCACCGTCGCCATCATCCTGGGCGTGCTCTACCGCCCGTTCGGTGACTACATGGCCTGGGTCTACACGTCCCGCAAGGACTGGAAGGTCGAACGCGGGATTTACAAGATCATTGGCGTCGATTCCAAGACCGAGCAGACTTGGCAGGCGTATCTGCGCAGCGTGCTCGCGTTCTCCGCGATCGGCCTGCTGATCGTATACGGTCTGCAACGTCTCCAACAGTGGCTGCCGTACTCGCTGGGCTTGGAGGCTCCGTCTGAGCATCTGTCATTCAACACCGCAGCCTCGTTCGTCGGCAACACGAACTGGCAGTCCTACTCGCCGGAGCTCACCGTCGGCTACACCGTACAGTTCGCGGGTCTCGCGGTGCAGAACTTCGTGTCCGCCGCCGTGGGTATCGCGGTCGCGATCGCCCTGGTGCGCGGCTTCGCCTACCGACGATCCGGCACGATCGGGAACTTCTGGGTCGATCTGATCCGCGGCACGCTGCGCATTCTGCTGCCGATCGCCGTCGTCGGTGCGATCGTGCTGATGATCGGCGGGGTGATCCAGAACTTCAACGGATTCACCTCCGTCACCACGATCACCGGCGCCACGCAGACGATCCCCGGCGGGCCGACGGCTTCGCAGGAGGTCATCAAGCTGCTCGGCACCAACGGGGGCGGATTCTTCAACGCAAACTCCTCGCACCCGTTCGAGAACCCCACAGCGTGGACGAACGTGTTCGAGGTGCTGTTGATGCTCGTCATCCCCTTCTCCCTTCCCCGCACCTTCGGGCGGATGGTGGGTGACAACCGTCAGGGGTACGCGATCCTCTCCGTGATGGCGATCCTGTACGTAGCGTCGTTCAGCATCCTCACCGCGCTGGAATCCGCCGGCATGGGCACCGCTCCCGAGCTTGCCGGTGGCGCGATGGAAGGCAAGGAACAGCGACTCGGAATCATCGGCTCGACGCTCTTCACCACCACCAGCACGGGAACCTCGACCGGTGCGGTCGCTGCAATGCACGACTCGTACACCGGGCTCGGCGGGATGATGCCGATGCTGAACATGATGCTCGGTGAAGTCACTCCGGGCGGCGTCGGCTCCGGGATCTACGCGATCCTGATCCTCGCGGTCATCGCCGTGTTCATCTCTGGCTTGCTGATCGGACGCACTCCGGAGTACCTGGGCAAGAAGATCGGCCCGCGCGAGATCAAGCTCGCCGCGCTCTACATCCTCGTCATGCCCACCCTGGTGCTGGCCGGTACGGCGCTGAGCTTCGCGATCCCCGGTGTCCGGGAAGAGGTGGAAAACACCTCGATCTGGAACCCTGGCATCCACGGCATGTCCGAGGTGCTGTACGCGTTCACGTCTGCGGCGAACAACAACGGTTCCGCGTTCGCGGGTCTCACCGCGAACACGCCGTGGCTGAACACCACGCTGGGTCTCGCGATCTTGCTGGGACGGTTCGTGCCGATCGTGTTCGTCCTCGCCCTGGCGGGCTCTCTGGCCGCTCAGGACAAGGTTCCTAGCACCTCCGGCACCCTCCCCACGCACCGTCCGATGTTCATCGGGCTGCTGACCGTGGTCACGATCCTGGTGACCGCACTGACCTTCTTCCCCGTTCTCGCGCTAGGTCCGCTAGCGGAAGGGCTGATGTAA
- the kdpB gene encoding potassium-transporting ATPase subunit KdpB, which translates to MSTITEPRPKTAGTPTRKGGFTWEQVRAALPGAFRKLNPKEQWRNPVMFLVWVGAALTTVLAVAEPFIGGPADSGGTVVPWSFTWAIAAWLWLTVLFANLAESVAEGRGKAQAETLRKTRTSTMASRVTSYDPKADAAAERATTTQVSSSDLTLGDVVVVTAGELIPGDGDIVWGIASVDESAITGESAPVVRESGGDRSAVTGGTRVLSDRIVVRITSKPGETFVDRMISLVEGAARQKTPNEIALNILLASLSIIFVVVALTLNPIASYAAAPVSVTVLVALLVCLIPTTIGALLSAIGIAGMDRLVQRNVLAMSGRAVEAAGDVTTLLLDKTGTITYGNRRASAFVRLGGVREQELVRAAALSSLADPTPEGVSIVELAEQEHGEFDRNTTGEIVPFTAQTRMSGLDLPDGTQIRKGAGSAVMAWLEEGGERLPSSLVAELDEYVERISQSGGTPLVVATKDATGAGRLLGVVHLKDVVKEGLPAKFAEMRAMGIRTVMITGDNPLTAAAIAKEAGVDDFLAEATPEDKLAYIRKEQEGGNLVAMTGDGTNDAPALAQADVGVAMNSGTSAAKEAGNMVDLDSDPSKLIDVVRIGKQLLITRGALTTFSIANDIAKYFAIIPAMFMGVFPQLAALNIMGLHSPASAVLSAIIFNAIVIVFLIPLALRGVKYRPGNASSILGRNLAIYGLGGVVAPFVGIWLIDLLVRLIPGF; encoded by the coding sequence ATGTCCACCATCACCGAACCCCGCCCGAAAACGGCGGGTACCCCCACCCGGAAGGGCGGGTTCACCTGGGAACAGGTCCGGGCAGCCCTGCCCGGCGCGTTCCGCAAACTCAACCCCAAAGAGCAGTGGCGCAACCCCGTCATGTTCCTCGTCTGGGTCGGTGCCGCGCTCACCACGGTCCTCGCCGTCGCTGAGCCGTTCATCGGCGGACCTGCCGATTCCGGCGGCACGGTCGTGCCGTGGTCGTTCACCTGGGCGATCGCGGCGTGGCTGTGGCTGACCGTGCTGTTCGCGAACCTCGCCGAGTCTGTCGCCGAAGGCCGCGGCAAAGCGCAGGCGGAAACCCTCCGCAAGACCCGCACCAGCACCATGGCCAGCCGAGTCACCAGCTACGACCCGAAGGCCGATGCCGCTGCGGAGCGGGCCACAACCACGCAGGTGTCCTCTTCGGATCTCACGCTCGGTGATGTGGTTGTCGTGACCGCGGGTGAGCTGATCCCCGGCGACGGGGACATCGTGTGGGGCATCGCGTCGGTAGACGAGTCGGCCATCACGGGCGAATCCGCCCCGGTGGTACGCGAGTCCGGCGGCGACCGTTCCGCGGTCACCGGTGGCACACGGGTGCTGTCGGATCGGATCGTGGTGCGCATCACCTCCAAGCCGGGTGAGACGTTCGTGGACCGGATGATCTCTCTCGTCGAGGGTGCCGCGCGGCAGAAGACGCCGAACGAGATCGCGTTGAACATCCTGCTCGCGTCCCTGTCGATCATCTTCGTCGTCGTCGCGCTCACCCTGAACCCGATCGCGTCCTACGCGGCCGCCCCCGTGAGCGTCACCGTGTTGGTCGCGCTGCTGGTGTGTCTGATCCCGACGACGATTGGGGCGCTGTTGTCGGCGATCGGTATCGCCGGGATGGACCGGCTCGTGCAGCGCAACGTGCTGGCGATGTCCGGGCGTGCGGTCGAAGCGGCCGGCGATGTGACGACGCTGCTGCTGGACAAGACCGGCACCATCACCTACGGCAACCGGCGCGCCAGCGCGTTCGTCCGTCTCGGCGGGGTGAGGGAGCAGGAGCTGGTCCGTGCCGCCGCGTTGTCCTCGCTGGCGGACCCGACCCCAGAGGGCGTGTCGATCGTCGAGCTCGCCGAGCAGGAGCACGGAGAGTTCGACCGGAACACCACTGGAGAGATCGTCCCGTTCACGGCGCAGACGCGCATGTCGGGCCTGGACCTGCCCGATGGCACCCAGATCCGTAAGGGCGCCGGCTCTGCCGTGATGGCGTGGCTGGAAGAGGGCGGTGAACGGTTGCCGTCGTCGCTGGTCGCGGAGCTCGACGAGTATGTCGAGCGCATCTCCCAGTCCGGCGGCACCCCGCTCGTCGTCGCGACCAAGGACGCGACCGGTGCGGGGCGTCTGCTCGGGGTGGTGCACCTCAAGGATGTCGTCAAGGAGGGGCTGCCGGCGAAGTTCGCCGAGATGCGGGCGATGGGTATCCGCACGGTGATGATCACCGGCGACAACCCCCTCACCGCGGCCGCCATCGCGAAGGAAGCCGGCGTCGACGACTTCCTCGCCGAAGCCACCCCGGAGGACAAGCTCGCCTACATCCGTAAGGAGCAGGAGGGCGGGAATCTCGTCGCGATGACCGGTGACGGCACCAACGACGCCCCGGCGCTGGCGCAGGCCGATGTCGGGGTCGCGATGAACTCCGGCACGTCGGCGGCGAAAGAGGCCGGGAACATGGTCGACCTCGATTCCGACCCGTCCAAGCTCATCGACGTGGTGCGGATCGGGAAGCAGCTGCTGATCACCCGCGGGGCGTTGACGACGTTCTCGATCGCGAACGATATCGCGAAGTACTTCGCGATCATCCCCGCGATGTTCATGGGCGTGTTCCCGCAGCTCGCCGCGCTGAACATCATGGGCCTGCACTCGCCTGCCTCGGCGGTGCTGTCGGCGATCATCTTCAACGCGATCGTGATCGTGTTCCTCATCCCGCTCGCGTTGCGTGGAGTGAAGTACCGGCCCGGGAACGCGTCCAGCATCCTCGGCCGCAACCTCGCCATCTACGGGCTGGGCGGCGTGGTCGCCCCGTTCGTCGGGATCTGGTTGATCGACCTGCTCGTCCGGCTCATCCCCGGCTTCTGA
- the kdpC gene encoding potassium-transporting ATPase subunit KdpC — translation MNTQARGVGRTIWVATRAMALLTLVLGVGYTLVITGIGQVALPAQANGSIITNQDGDPVGSSLIGQSFTDADGNPLPEYFQSRPSAAGDGYDGGASSGSNYGPENEDLIAAITERKAQVAEFNGVTEAEVPVDAVTASSSGLDPHISPAYAQIQIDRVADARGIPVEQVRELVAAHTQGPDAGYLGESRVNVLELNLALDELED, via the coding sequence ATGAACACACAAGCTCGTGGAGTCGGGCGCACCATCTGGGTCGCCACCCGCGCCATGGCGCTCCTGACCCTTGTCCTAGGTGTCGGCTACACCCTGGTGATCACCGGCATCGGGCAGGTCGCTTTGCCCGCCCAGGCCAACGGGTCGATCATCACCAACCAGGACGGTGACCCGGTCGGGTCGTCGCTGATCGGCCAGTCCTTCACCGACGCGGACGGCAACCCGCTGCCCGAGTACTTCCAGTCGCGGCCCTCCGCCGCCGGCGACGGGTACGACGGAGGCGCCTCCTCCGGGTCGAACTACGGGCCGGAGAACGAGGACCTGATCGCCGCGATCACCGAACGCAAAGCCCAGGTCGCAGAGTTCAACGGCGTCACCGAGGCCGAAGTCCCCGTGGATGCGGTCACCGCGTCCTCGTCGGGACTGGACCCGCACATCAGCCCCGCGTACGCGCAGATCCAGATCGACCGGGTCGCCGACGCACGCGGGATCCCCGTGGAGCAGGTACGGGAGCTCGTCGCGGCACACACCCAGGGCCCGGATGCCGGGTATTTGGGAGAATCGAGGGTGAACGTTCTGGAACTGAACCTCGCCCTGGACGAGTTGGAGGACTGA
- a CDS encoding response regulator: MKILIADDDPQILRALRITLTAKGYQIFTAADGAQAITAAIDHHPDIFLIDLGMPELDGIEVIHGIRGWSQAPILVVSGRAGAADKVEALDAGADDYITKPFAVEELLARIRALTRRVPQEDATPVVHLGNVTIDLAAHSVTRDTSDGQKQIRLTPTEWQFIDILIRNAGKLVTRQTILTTIWGTEHAEDTGYLRLYVSQLRRKLEEDPSNPAHLLTEPGMGYRLDGMTI, from the coding sequence ATGAAGATCCTCATCGCCGACGACGACCCCCAGATCCTCCGCGCCCTGCGCATCACCCTCACCGCCAAGGGGTACCAGATCTTCACCGCAGCCGACGGCGCCCAGGCGATTACGGCAGCCATCGACCATCACCCGGACATCTTCCTCATCGACCTCGGCATGCCCGAACTCGACGGCATCGAAGTCATCCACGGCATCCGCGGCTGGTCCCAGGCCCCCATCCTCGTCGTGTCCGGCCGCGCCGGTGCCGCCGACAAGGTCGAAGCCCTCGATGCCGGCGCCGACGACTACATCACCAAACCCTTCGCCGTCGAAGAACTCCTCGCTCGCATCCGCGCCCTTACACGGCGTGTTCCCCAAGAAGACGCTACGCCCGTGGTGCACCTCGGCAACGTCACCATCGACCTCGCCGCCCACAGCGTCACCCGCGACACCTCCGACGGGCAGAAACAGATTCGGCTCACCCCCACCGAGTGGCAGTTCATCGACATCCTCATCCGCAACGCCGGGAAACTCGTCACCCGCCAAACCATCCTCACCACCATCTGGGGCACCGAACACGCCGAAGACACCGGCTACCTCCGCCTCTATGTCTCCCAACTCCGCCGCAAACTCGAAGAAGACCCCAGCAACCCTGCCCACCTGCTCACCGAACCCGGCATGGGCTACCGGCTCGACGGCATGACCATCTAG
- a CDS encoding helix-turn-helix transcriptional regulator — MPAAPVAAFSPLLARTQVAHDPVEPIAFDCVKFIVIRAGRARLFSEFGAHFVSVGDVVVLAANTLCGAEPDGWVATTTLYLDRDYVIDQVFWQYASRFQERLDASQFLDTHYAEPTQVLRIGKHRAGLMMPWLDELAALSVEGVPPDRFYRAQSLVSAVFDVLVPFLVVANEGTAVARRNASVPTVPRHRLFRPVRPEALDIARSLRVELDRHWTVTELAARAHLSVSQLRRVFVDAFGKSPISYLTMLRAERMAHLLRVENSPISDIAARVGWNDPDFAARQFRRSIGVCPSEYRRISSGAPARSNPD; from the coding sequence GTGCCGGCGGCGCCGGTGGCCGCGTTCTCGCCGTTGCTCGCCCGAACGCAAGTCGCGCACGATCCGGTTGAGCCAATCGCTTTCGATTGCGTCAAGTTCATTGTCATACGGGCGGGTCGGGCTCGACTCTTCAGTGAGTTTGGCGCGCACTTTGTCAGCGTCGGTGATGTCGTTGTTCTGGCGGCAAACACTCTCTGTGGTGCTGAACCCGACGGGTGGGTAGCGACCACGACGCTCTATCTCGACCGAGACTATGTCATTGACCAAGTGTTTTGGCAGTACGCTTCACGGTTCCAAGAGCGACTCGACGCGAGCCAGTTCCTCGATACGCATTATGCGGAACCCACCCAGGTTCTGCGCATCGGTAAGCACCGGGCGGGGCTGATGATGCCGTGGCTTGACGAGTTGGCTGCGTTGAGTGTCGAGGGCGTGCCTCCTGATCGTTTCTATCGGGCGCAATCGCTAGTTTCTGCCGTATTCGATGTCTTGGTTCCGTTTCTCGTGGTCGCCAATGAGGGAACCGCTGTCGCGCGGCGAAACGCGTCGGTTCCCACCGTGCCGCGGCATCGCCTCTTCCGCCCTGTACGTCCTGAGGCGTTGGATATTGCACGGTCCTTGCGTGTGGAGTTGGATCGTCATTGGACGGTGACCGAGCTCGCGGCGCGAGCGCATCTGTCGGTGTCTCAGCTGCGTCGAGTTTTCGTCGATGCGTTTGGGAAATCGCCGATCTCGTACCTGACGATGCTCCGTGCCGAACGAATGGCCCACCTCCTGCGCGTGGAGAATTCACCTATCTCGGACATCGCCGCCAGGGTGGGTTGGAACGACCCTGACTTCGCTGCACGTCAGTTCCGCAGGAGCATCGGCGTGTGCCCGTCGGAGTATCGCAGAATCAGCAGTGGTGCTCCGGCACGCTCAAACCCTGACTGA